CTGGGACAAGGGCGTGCTGAAGGACATCGAGAAGGCCCTCCGTGAGGCGAACCTCGACGTCAACCCGATGAACGACGGCGAGATGATCCGCCTGCCCTTTCCTCCGCTCACCGAGGAGACGCGCAAGAAGATCGCGAAGCAGGTGAAGGAGAAGGGCGAGGAGCACAAGGTCGCCATCCGCAACATCCGCCGCGACGCGAACGAGGCCCTCAAGGCTCAGCTGAAGGACAAGAAGATCACCGAGGACGACCTCAAGCGCCGCACGGACGAGGTCCAGAAGGCGACCGACGCCGGCATCAAGCAGGTGGACGACCTGGTCGCCAAGAAGGAGAAGGAAGTGATGACGGTTTGAGCCGTCTCACCGCTGGAAGCCCGTGGCCTTCAAGCCACGGGCCTTCAGGACGGCTTCTTCAGGCGGGCCTTCAGGACGGATAGACGAGCGGCTCGCCGGTGAGGTGCCGCACCACGTCCGAGACGAAGGCGAACAGCTCCAGCCCCTTGCCCTTGTCGTCCTTCCAGGCGCGGGTGGCGTCGTCGTGGCTGAAGTGGATGCCCTGGCCCTGGCCGGCCACCCAGATCTGCCACACGGCGCGCTGGGTGTTGATGATGCACTTCTCGCCGGACGCGGCCGTGAGCGTCACCTTGTCACCGGTGGCTTCGGCTTCCAGCACGTCCGGGTCGAAGGTGTCCGCGGCCGCCAGGATGCGCTTGAACGCGGCGGCCACGAGGGAATGGTAGCGGGCTTCGTCCATCATGGCCGCGCTTCCGGACGTCACTGGATGACGTCGAGGACCTGCTGGCCGGGGGCGGCGTAGAACAGGAACTTCAGGTGCTGCGCCGGGGGGTTCTCCCCCTTCTCGCCGGGCACCTGGTCTTCCGTGCTGGTGGGCGTGTCCGGCCACTCCATGGCGATGACCGTGCCCGGGTTCACCGGCTTGGGGAAGGACTGCATCCCCAACAGGTGCGCCGCGAGCGCGCCCATGGAGGGCTGGTGGCCCACCAGGACGAGGTTCTCGTCGGAGTACTCCTTGAGCACGGGCTCCACCGCGCCCACCGGCATGTCCGGCAGCAGGCAGCGGTGCACGCGCAGGAGGCCTTCATGCTTCACGGAGTTGGAGAGGATCTGCGCCGTCTGCACCGTGCGCACCAGCGGGCTGGTGAGGATGAGGCTGATGGGCCCCATGCGCTCCGACAGCGACGCGAAATGCGCTGCGACGTTCGTACGGGCCTTCGCGGTCAGCGCGCGCGCCTCGTCGCCGAGACCCTCGGGGATCTCCGCGTCCGCATCGCCGTGCCTTACCAGGAAAATCCTCAAAGTCCCTCCAACGATCGCGACAGGACCGCGGTTCGTACATGACCGTGGCCCGGTTGGTCAAAGGTAATGAGTCGAATGTTCAGTGCCCGGAACAGCCTGCCCACTGCGGGCGTTCGGGAACCGCCGTTCGCGGGGCCAGCCGGAGCATACACTGGCCACCCATTGGCGGTTACGGGAGGTGGCATGCGCAAGTCGTGGGGGTGTCTGGCCGTCGTCCTGGCCCTGTCCGCCTGTCGCAAGGACGCGGCGGAAGGCCCGGAAGGGGGCGGTGACGCCAGGGAGACGGTCGCCCGCCTGGAAGGTGGGGAGGCCGGTGAGGCCGGCGAGGATGCGCCGTCCGGTCCCTACACCGTGACGAAGGAGAAGCTGGAGGCGTACGTCGGCTACCAGCGCAAGATGCTGGAGGTGTACGGGTCGCTGATGCGCAGCCTCCAGGACATGGGGCCGCTCCTGGACGCGGGCACGCCCCAGGCGATGGAGAAGGCCAAGAGCGGCCTGAAGCTCATCGAGCGCAAGGCGCAGGCGGAGGCCGACGCGCGCCAGGCGGCGGGGCTGTCCACGGACGAGGTCAACCGCATCGCGGAGGTCGTCACCGCCGTCATCAGCCAGCGGCAGATGGGGCGCACGCTCCAGTACGAGGAGGAGCTCAAGAAGCTGGA
This DNA window, taken from Corallococcus coralloides DSM 2259, encodes the following:
- the frr gene encoding ribosome recycling factor; amino-acid sequence: MADAADLKSRIDKSVEDLKRELAKARTGRANTNILDGIKVNQYGTPTPLNGVASISAPEPRLIVIKPWDKGVLKDIEKALREANLDVNPMNDGEMIRLPFPPLTEETRKKIAKQVKEKGEEHKVAIRNIRRDANEALKAQLKDKKITEDDLKRRTDEVQKATDAGIKQVDDLVAKKEKEVMTV
- the cyaY gene encoding iron donor protein CyaY — protein: MMDEARYHSLVAAAFKRILAAADTFDPDVLEAEATGDKVTLTAASGEKCIINTQRAVWQIWVAGQGQGIHFSHDDATRAWKDDKGKGLELFAFVSDVVRHLTGEPLVYPS
- a CDS encoding SixA phosphatase family protein → MRIFLVRHGDADAEIPEGLGDEARALTAKARTNVAAHFASLSERMGPISLILTSPLVRTVQTAQILSNSVKHEGLLRVHRCLLPDMPVGAVEPVLKEYSDENLVLVGHQPSMGALAAHLLGMQSFPKPVNPGTVIAMEWPDTPTSTEDQVPGEKGENPPAQHLKFLFYAAPGQQVLDVIQ